Proteins found in one Brevibacillus brevis genomic segment:
- the truB gene encoding tRNA pseudouridine(55) synthase TruB: protein MSNVNGVLVIDKPAGMTSHDCVARIRRLYGTKKVGHTGTLDPDVTGVLPICVGHATRLVEYLQELPKRYDVVMRLGSTTTTEDASGEVVEHDIVDAASITTERIQALFASFLGEMEQIPPMFSAVKVNGKRLYDLAREGTVIERQARKVTLYELTLHKISVDGDTVDVAFTCTCSKGTYMRTLCVDLGRALGYPAHMKLLRRIKSGPFQEQEAIPLQQIEEQAASGEDISHYLVSIPQAISFLPSFQVKPERIKAVRNGLATALPGVTAEEGSLICLFAGEELLGIHRVCRGDKGLFAKPEKVFPAEV, encoded by the coding sequence ATGAGTAACGTGAACGGCGTGCTGGTTATCGACAAGCCAGCTGGTATGACATCCCATGATTGTGTAGCACGTATTCGTCGATTGTATGGAACGAAAAAAGTGGGGCATACGGGTACACTTGATCCAGATGTGACGGGTGTACTCCCCATTTGTGTGGGACACGCAACGAGGCTAGTTGAATATTTGCAAGAGCTGCCTAAGCGCTATGATGTAGTCATGCGACTCGGCTCAACTACCACGACGGAAGATGCTTCTGGAGAAGTGGTGGAGCATGACATAGTAGATGCAGCATCGATTACGACGGAGCGTATTCAAGCGCTGTTCGCATCCTTCTTGGGTGAAATGGAGCAGATACCTCCGATGTTCTCTGCGGTTAAGGTAAACGGCAAGCGGCTGTACGACCTGGCTCGTGAAGGCACGGTAATTGAACGGCAGGCACGGAAAGTGACGCTCTATGAGCTGACACTTCATAAGATTAGCGTAGATGGGGACACTGTCGATGTTGCATTCACGTGCACGTGCTCCAAAGGCACATACATGCGCACCTTATGTGTTGACCTCGGACGCGCTCTGGGTTATCCTGCCCATATGAAGCTGTTGCGGCGAATAAAAAGCGGCCCGTTCCAGGAGCAAGAGGCAATCCCGCTCCAGCAAATTGAGGAACAGGCAGCAAGTGGGGAAGACATTTCCCACTACTTGGTCTCCATCCCTCAGGCAATCTCGTTCTTACCATCGTTTCAGGTCAAGCCAGAACGGATCAAAGCAGTACGTAATGGACTTGCGACTGCGCTTCCGGGCGTCACTGCGGAGGAAGGAAGTTTGATTTGCTTGTTTGCGGGGGAAGAATTACTTGGCATTCATCGCGTATGCCGTGGAGACAAAGGACTTTTCGCCAAGCCAGAAAAAGTCTTTCCAGCCGAGGTGTAA
- a CDS encoding DHH family phosphoesterase, which translates to MNPNQMAVQEAVRFMQEHDRFLVLSHVSPDGDATGSALGVVLMLEQLGKEYVVVNEGETPIKFNFLPRFDRLYNLRKQPLNETFGAVIAVDCADESRMGDVRSLFASGAALLNIDHHPTNDHFGTVNLVRPDAAATAEILFDVAEAAGVSFNEELALSIYTGLLTDTGGFRYSNTSPRVMEIAARLLGYGVKPGDVAERCLEEITFAHVKVLRRALQTLQLTHQNLVASITVAAADFAEVGAEREDAGGLVNYCRNIEGVEVGVSFVEAEPGVVKVSMRARDRVDVAVIAKQLGGGGHAKAAGCTIKGPLSEVQQKVWTVLDDAVGVKFDE; encoded by the coding sequence ATGAATCCTAATCAAATGGCAGTACAGGAAGCGGTGCGTTTTATGCAGGAGCACGACCGCTTCCTGGTTCTTTCCCATGTAAGCCCTGACGGAGATGCTACAGGATCTGCTTTGGGAGTCGTGCTCATGCTAGAGCAATTGGGAAAAGAGTATGTGGTTGTAAACGAAGGGGAAACACCGATCAAGTTTAACTTCTTGCCGCGGTTTGACCGTCTTTATAACCTGCGCAAACAACCACTGAACGAGACGTTCGGGGCCGTAATCGCTGTAGACTGCGCGGATGAGTCGCGGATGGGCGATGTACGGTCTTTATTTGCTTCTGGCGCTGCATTGCTGAATATCGATCATCACCCGACCAACGATCATTTTGGAACGGTAAATCTGGTTCGACCGGATGCAGCCGCAACAGCAGAAATTTTGTTTGATGTTGCAGAAGCAGCAGGGGTTTCTTTCAACGAAGAGCTTGCGCTGTCTATCTATACCGGCCTTCTGACGGATACTGGCGGTTTCCGTTATTCCAATACATCACCACGCGTCATGGAGATCGCAGCTCGATTGCTCGGATATGGTGTGAAGCCAGGAGACGTAGCAGAGCGGTGTCTGGAAGAAATCACATTTGCCCATGTGAAAGTACTGCGACGCGCTCTCCAAACGTTGCAACTGACCCATCAAAATTTGGTTGCCTCCATCACTGTTGCAGCCGCAGATTTTGCCGAAGTGGGTGCAGAGCGGGAAGATGCTGGTGGATTGGTGAATTACTGCCGTAACATTGAAGGAGTCGAGGTCGGCGTTTCTTTTGTGGAAGCGGAACCGGGAGTGGTAAAGGTGAGCATGCGCGCTCGCGATCGGGTTGACGTAGCTGTCATTGCGAAGCAGCTCGGTGGCGGAGGGCACGCAAAAGCAGCAGGTTGCACGATCAAAGGACCACTTTCAGAAGTACAGCAAAAAGTTTGGACTGTGCTGGACGATGCAGTAGGAGTGAAATTCGATGAGTAA
- the rbfA gene encoding 30S ribosome-binding factor RbfA produces MNKTRISRVGEEIKKELSLVLQRGLKDPRVGFVTVTDVEVSSDLQLAKVFVSIFGSEEERKASLAGLTKAKGYLRTEIGKRVKLRHIPDFVFKLDESIDYGSKIESILREISTEGEKQDES; encoded by the coding sequence ATGAATAAAACACGAATCAGCCGCGTAGGCGAAGAAATCAAAAAAGAGTTGAGCCTCGTATTGCAGCGTGGACTCAAAGATCCTCGTGTCGGTTTCGTAACGGTAACAGATGTAGAGGTAAGCAGTGACCTGCAATTGGCAAAGGTTTTTGTCAGCATTTTTGGCAGTGAGGAAGAGCGTAAAGCTTCTCTTGCAGGTTTGACAAAAGCAAAAGGTTATTTGCGTACGGAGATCGGGAAACGCGTAAAGCTGCGTCACATTCCTGATTTTGTATTCAAGCTGGACGAGTCCATTGACTACGGCAGCAAAATTGAATCAATCCTGCGGGAAATCTCCACAGAGGGAGAGAAACAGGATGAATCCTAA
- a CDS encoding DUF503 domain-containing protein: protein MIAGVQIELFLPASQNLKEKRAIVKSLIGKLRSRFHVSAAEVAYLEQWQRTVLGIAAVANEISFLQQEMQAVIRFVENHPEVELIRVDTEYYD from the coding sequence ATGATAGCAGGTGTGCAGATCGAACTGTTTCTGCCCGCTAGCCAAAACCTGAAAGAAAAACGGGCCATCGTCAAAAGTCTGATCGGCAAGCTGCGGAGCCGATTTCATGTCTCCGCGGCAGAGGTGGCTTATCTCGAGCAATGGCAGCGTACCGTGTTGGGTATCGCTGCCGTTGCTAATGAGATTTCTTTTTTACAACAAGAAATGCAGGCTGTCATTCGATTCGTGGAAAACCATCCAGAGGTAGAGTTGATTCGCGTGGATACGGAATACTACGACTAA